A window from Psychrobium sp. MM17-31 encodes these proteins:
- a CDS encoding NAD-glutamate dehydrogenase codes for MALKDANSSVLLENVARMIDDNVGEELAPLVKSFTQIIYGDISEDDIAVRSDSDLYGAALSLWGSLNERKPYDQIVKVYNPILSRHGWQPTKTIVEIVHADMPFLVDSVNMALKRLNINSHLSLHYPISVSRDDKGNVTSLASLKNKTEQTEDITIFLLEIDRLESEDVLNDVQQELVKVLEEVTLSVQDWKPMRTKLKEVIDGLPKAPFPGPNRELEETLNFLQWIYEGNFTLLGYRSYSLNAVEGDIELVADAESSLGMMLNSQESQPKLLSSLTFGAQREATSDKLMLLTKSNTVCRVHRPTKTDYIGIKRFDKSGKVIGEDRFIGLYGSSIYNNSVFQIPYLGDKLRRVTESSSYSKGSHGYKAMQHFLETYPRDELIQATESELLSTCMAILKLEERDCVKLIVREDSFGRFYSCIVYMARERYNTALRKKTQEVLARHFESDEEVAFTTFFSESNLARTHYVVQLKPNHKPEISVKAIENDLIEAARSWEDKLENALVAHHGESAAKALSNKYNKAFSQSYKTDVLPGVAVVDIATLETLNDDHNLGMIFYRPQEMKKGSKQVRLKLFSLDEPLHLSDVLPMLENFGLRIVGERPYELILEEGHSAWVLDFQMLHTGDNNFDINEVQDIYQDAFAQVWSGDLEDDGFNKLLLATNLTGRKITILRAYAKYMRQIGSTFSQSYIEETMGRYPEIAKLIIELFTLKFDPKAKFSQKKLEKIQNDIIDRLDLVANLDDDRIIRRYLDMVLATIRTNFFQPDANGNDKSYTSFKILPELIPEIPLPLPKFEIFVYSPRVEGVHLRGGKVARGGLRWSDRREDFRTEVLGLVKAQQVKNTVIVPVGAKGGFVCKQLPTTGGREAFFTEGQECYKIFIRALLDITDNIVDGELVPPQAVVRHDEDDPYLVVAADKGTATFSDIANGISEEFNFWMGDAFASGGSVGYDHKKMGITARGGWESVKRHFREIGIDCQTTDFTCIAVGDMAGDVFGNGMLLSKHTCLQAAFNHMHIFIDPTPNAAKSWEERDRLFNLPRSSWEDYNSELISKGGGIFSRSAKSITLTPEIKKMIGVKKASLTPNELIKAILRMEVDLFWNGGIGTYLKGEGESHADVGDRANDALRINGSEMKAKIIGEGGNLGCTQLGRVEYCAAGGRMNTDFIDNVGGVDCSDNEVNIKILLNTLVEHGDLTVKQRNELLYSMTDEVGDIVIDNHNRQTQSLSISSYGGANMLKEQIRFMHGLEKAGSLDRALEFLPTDEELAERQAEGRGFTRPELAVLLAYGKMVLKEQLVIDEITDNSFHSRLLPAAFPKVLQDRYAKDMESHPLRREIIATQLANKLVDDMGLNFVHRMTDETGATVDEIAHCYSIASEVFGLRYLFEAVDALNNKLDASIQTKLLSETRRSIRRVTRWFLRNRDTSMSIEETIAFYKPKFDTLNDNMFDLLVDSDAKEIKARIDEMKKQGVPKDISEMVCKASTMFSAMDIAQVADEVNMDLCLVAQTYFKLGDEVELHWFLNQISAQPVANHWQALARASFREELDWQQRALTATVLKGCTDTKAGCDDIVAKWVNDNDKLLSRWVHLLADFKASKTHEFAKFSVALRELNLLSHNATLAL; via the coding sequence ATGGCATTAAAAGATGCAAATTCCTCTGTACTATTGGAAAACGTGGCACGCATGATCGACGACAACGTAGGCGAAGAGTTAGCGCCGCTTGTTAAGTCGTTTACTCAAATAATTTATGGTGATATCTCAGAAGACGATATTGCTGTGCGCAGCGATAGTGACCTTTATGGCGCTGCGTTAAGTTTATGGGGCTCGTTAAACGAGCGTAAACCTTACGATCAAATCGTTAAAGTTTACAACCCAATCCTTTCTCGTCATGGCTGGCAGCCAACAAAGACAATCGTTGAAATTGTTCATGCCGACATGCCGTTCTTGGTTGATTCGGTCAACATGGCGCTTAAACGCCTCAACATTAACAGCCACTTGTCGCTGCACTATCCAATTAGTGTGTCTCGTGATGACAAGGGTAACGTTACCTCGTTAGCAAGTCTTAAAAACAAGACTGAACAAACAGAAGATATCACTATCTTCTTGCTTGAAATCGACCGCTTAGAGTCTGAAGACGTATTAAATGACGTTCAACAGGAACTCGTAAAGGTGTTGGAAGAAGTCACACTGTCGGTGCAAGATTGGAAACCGATGCGCACTAAACTTAAAGAAGTTATCGACGGTTTGCCAAAAGCACCATTTCCTGGTCCTAATCGTGAGTTAGAAGAAACGCTAAATTTCCTACAGTGGATCTATGAAGGCAACTTTACGCTATTAGGCTATCGCTCATATTCACTAAATGCTGTTGAAGGCGACATCGAGTTAGTGGCTGATGCTGAGTCTAGTCTTGGTATGATGCTTAACTCGCAAGAAAGTCAGCCAAAATTATTATCTAGCTTAACTTTTGGCGCACAACGCGAAGCAACGTCTGACAAGCTAATGCTGCTGACGAAGAGCAATACTGTTTGTCGCGTACATCGTCCAACTAAAACCGACTACATCGGTATTAAGCGCTTTGATAAATCAGGCAAGGTGATTGGTGAAGATCGCTTTATCGGTCTTTACGGCTCTAGCATATACAACAACAGTGTTTTCCAAATCCCTTACCTTGGTGACAAGTTACGCCGTGTTACTGAGTCATCAAGTTACAGCAAGGGCAGCCATGGCTACAAAGCAATGCAGCACTTCTTGGAAACTTACCCGCGTGACGAGTTAATTCAAGCGACGGAATCAGAGCTGCTTTCAACCTGTATGGCGATTTTAAAGCTAGAAGAGCGCGATTGCGTTAAGTTGATTGTTCGTGAAGACAGCTTTGGTCGTTTCTATTCATGTATCGTCTATATGGCGAGAGAGCGTTATAACACCGCACTGCGTAAGAAAACCCAGGAAGTACTAGCACGTCACTTTGAGTCTGATGAAGAAGTTGCATTTACCACGTTCTTCTCTGAGTCTAATCTTGCGCGTACTCACTACGTAGTTCAATTAAAACCAAATCACAAACCGGAAATTAGTGTGAAAGCCATCGAAAACGACCTAATCGAAGCAGCTCGCTCTTGGGAAGATAAACTAGAAAACGCACTTGTCGCTCATCACGGTGAGTCTGCAGCTAAAGCGCTGAGTAACAAATACAACAAAGCATTTAGCCAAAGCTACAAGACTGACGTATTACCAGGTGTAGCTGTTGTTGATATTGCGACTTTAGAGACGCTAAACGATGACCATAATTTGGGGATGATCTTCTACCGTCCGCAAGAAATGAAAAAAGGCAGCAAACAAGTTCGTTTGAAACTGTTTAGCCTTGATGAGCCATTACATCTATCTGATGTATTGCCGATGTTGGAAAACTTTGGTTTACGTATTGTTGGTGAGCGTCCATATGAGCTAATTTTGGAAGAAGGTCACTCAGCGTGGGTGCTTGATTTCCAAATGTTGCATACCGGTGACAACAACTTTGACATTAACGAAGTACAAGACATTTACCAAGATGCGTTCGCGCAAGTATGGTCTGGTGATTTAGAAGACGATGGTTTTAACAAGTTATTGTTAGCGACTAACTTGACGGGTCGTAAAATCACTATTTTACGAGCCTACGCGAAATACATGCGTCAAATCGGTAGTACATTTAGTCAAAGTTACATTGAAGAGACAATGGGTCGTTACCCAGAAATCGCTAAGCTAATCATCGAATTATTTACACTGAAATTCGATCCAAAAGCTAAGTTTAGCCAGAAGAAACTAGAAAAGATTCAAAACGACATTATCGACCGTCTTGATTTAGTTGCGAACCTTGATGATGACCGTATTATCCGTCGTTACTTAGATATGGTATTAGCGACTATTCGTACCAACTTCTTCCAACCGGATGCTAACGGTAACGACAAGTCTTACACGTCGTTTAAGATTTTGCCGGAGTTAATTCCTGAAATCCCATTACCATTACCGAAGTTTGAAATCTTTGTTTACTCACCACGCGTTGAAGGTGTTCACCTACGTGGCGGTAAAGTAGCTCGTGGTGGTTTACGCTGGTCAGATCGTCGTGAAGACTTCCGTACTGAAGTACTTGGCTTAGTTAAAGCACAGCAAGTTAAAAATACTGTAATCGTTCCTGTGGGCGCTAAAGGTGGTTTCGTATGTAAGCAACTGCCAACCACTGGTGGTCGTGAAGCTTTCTTCACCGAAGGTCAAGAGTGTTACAAAATATTCATTCGCGCGTTATTAGACATCACAGATAACATCGTTGACGGTGAGCTAGTACCACCACAAGCGGTTGTTCGTCATGATGAAGATGATCCGTATTTAGTAGTTGCAGCGGATAAAGGTACTGCTACTTTCTCTGATATTGCTAACGGTATTTCTGAAGAGTTTAACTTCTGGATGGGGGATGCTTTCGCCTCTGGTGGTAGTGTTGGTTACGATCACAAGAAAATGGGTATTACAGCACGCGGTGGCTGGGAATCTGTTAAGCGTCACTTCCGCGAAATCGGTATCGATTGTCAGACAACAGATTTCACCTGTATTGCCGTTGGTGATATGGCGGGTGACGTATTTGGTAATGGTATGTTGCTATCTAAGCACACTTGTTTACAAGCGGCGTTTAACCACATGCATATCTTTATTGACCCAACGCCAAATGCTGCAAAAAGCTGGGAAGAGCGCGACCGTTTATTCAACTTACCGCGTTCATCGTGGGAAGATTACAACAGCGAGCTAATTTCAAAAGGCGGCGGTATTTTCTCTCGTAGCGCGAAATCAATTACGCTAACACCAGAAATCAAGAAAATGATTGGTGTGAAAAAAGCTAGCTTAACACCTAACGAGTTAATTAAGGCTATCCTACGCATGGAAGTCGACTTGTTCTGGAACGGTGGTATCGGTACTTACCTCAAAGGCGAAGGTGAAAGCCACGCTGATGTTGGTGATCGCGCTAATGACGCGCTGCGTATCAACGGTAGCGAAATGAAAGCTAAGATCATCGGTGAGGGTGGTAACCTCGGTTGTACTCAGCTAGGTCGTGTTGAATACTGTGCCGCTGGTGGTCGCATGAACACTGACTTTATTGATAACGTTGGCGGTGTAGATTGTTCGGATAACGAAGTTAACATTAAGATCTTGCTAAACACTTTAGTAGAGCATGGTGACTTAACGGTTAAACAACGTAATGAGCTTCTTTACTCAATGACAGATGAAGTTGGCGATATCGTTATTGATAACCACAATCGTCAGACTCAGTCACTGTCTATTAGCAGCTACGGCGGCGCTAACATGCTTAAAGAGCAAATCCGCTTTATGCATGGCTTAGAAAAAGCTGGCAGCCTAGATCGCGCGCTTGAGTTCTTACCAACAGATGAAGAGTTAGCAGAGCGTCAAGCTGAAGGCCGTGGTTTTACTCGCCCTGAATTAGCGGTACTACTTGCTTACGGTAAGATGGTGTTAAAAGAGCAATTAGTGATTGATGAAATTACGGATAACAGCTTCCATTCACGTCTATTACCAGCTGCTTTCCCTAAAGTGCTGCAAGATCGTTATGCAAAAGATATGGAAAGCCATCCGCTGCGCCGTGAAATCATCGCTACGCAACTAGCTAATAAGCTTGTTGATGACATGGGTCTAAACTTCGTTCACCGCATGACGGATGAAACAGGTGCGACAGTTGATGAAATCGCACATTGTTACTCAATTGCCTCTGAAGTATTTGGTCTGCGTTACCTATTTGAAGCTGTTGATGCACTTAACAACAAGTTAGACGCTTCAATTCAAACTAAACTGCTTTCAGAAACGCGTCGCAGTATTCGTCGTGTAACGCGCTGGTTCTTGCGTAACCGCGATACTTCTATGAGTATTGAAGAGACTATTGCGTTCTACAAGCCTAAGTTCGATACATTGAACGATAATATGTTTGATCTGTTAGTTGATAGCGATGCTAAAGAAATCAAAGCACGTATCGACGAAATGAAGAAACAGGGCGTACCAAAAGACATTAGTGAAATGGTGTGTAAAGCCTCAACCATGTTCTCTGCAATGGATATTGCGCAGGTTGCTGATGAAGTTAACATGGACTTATGTTTAGTTGCTCAAACTTACTTCAAACTTGGTGATGAAGTTGAGCTACATTGGTTCTTGAATCAAATTTCAGCACAACCAGTAGCGAATCACTGGCAAGCGCTGGCACGTGCTTCATTCCGCGAAGAGTTGGATTGGCAGCAACGTGCACTGACAGCGACGGTATTAAAAGGTTGTACTGATACCAAAGCTGGTTGTGATGACATCGTTGCGAAATGGGTTAATGACAACGACAAATTACTAAGCCGTTGGGTACACCTATTGGCTGACTTTAAAGCGAGTAAGACACATGAGTTTGCTAAATTCTCTGTTGCACTCCGTGAATTAAATTTATTGAGCCATAATGCAACTTTAGCGCTATAA
- a CDS encoding MMPL family transporter, with translation MNKLVFFVEQFIFRHRRFVIAFFTLVTLFLLYQASQLKMDAAFTKNIPLNHEYMKTYTKHSKDFGGANSIMVAVRAKDGNVFSESFFNDLKQVHDQLYFIPGIDRTTVKSLYSPSTRFTEVVEDGFAGGPVIPADFVPDARGLDIVKGNVEKAGIVGRLVANDYSSAMVSAKLLDFNPETGEKLDTLAFAAQLEEELRGKLLHDGIDIHIIGFAKMAGDVADGAKGVVLFFIVAIMITAVMVYLFSRCWILTALPLLCSLIAVVWQMGLLTLLGFGLDPMSILVPFLVFAVGVSHSVQVVNGVKKKMLTGLGSKEAAAATCCALLIPGGVALLSDTIGFITLLSIDIGIIRELAISASLGVGVIILTNLVLLPVLISYRDVRIDVRDNEPNPTLEKLWQGLAAFASRKVAIVVVALTSVLFVGGYFQSQKMKVGDLEAGAAALHQWSRYNQDTALITERFSITTDVMSIIVEGQADSCTDYTTLATMDKFQWRMENVQGVQSTISLASVVKTVNGGFNEGNPKWRTLSRTQATLVQSISQVPTTTGLLNAKCDTMQILLFLEDHKANTIERVVAQAKRQAALLDTDTLKFKLASGPVGVMAATNEAVEAAQTPMMLYVYGAVIALCLISFRSVRATISVVLPLFVVSTLAQALMTFLNIGLTVSTLPVIALGVGIGVDYGIYILATMNQGLNQGMTVQQSYMMALKERGTAVIFTGVTLAIGVSTWFFSDLKFQMDMGILLTFMFLVNMLGAIIVLPALANLLWFKQGK, from the coding sequence ATGAATAAACTGGTGTTTTTTGTAGAACAATTTATTTTTCGTCATCGCCGTTTTGTGATTGCGTTTTTCACCTTGGTAACCCTGTTTTTACTCTATCAAGCATCGCAACTGAAAATGGATGCGGCGTTTACTAAGAATATTCCGTTAAATCATGAATACATGAAGACCTACACCAAACATTCGAAAGATTTTGGTGGGGCCAACAGTATTATGGTGGCGGTAAGAGCTAAAGACGGTAATGTGTTTAGCGAGTCGTTTTTTAATGATTTAAAACAGGTACATGATCAGCTGTATTTTATTCCGGGTATCGACCGTACCACCGTAAAATCGTTGTATTCGCCATCGACTCGATTTACCGAAGTGGTGGAAGATGGTTTTGCTGGCGGTCCTGTGATTCCTGCTGACTTTGTGCCAGATGCTCGCGGTTTGGACATCGTTAAAGGTAATGTTGAGAAAGCAGGTATTGTTGGTCGATTAGTGGCTAACGATTATTCGTCGGCGATGGTGTCGGCAAAGTTACTCGATTTTAATCCTGAGACAGGTGAAAAACTTGATACCTTAGCCTTTGCTGCCCAGTTAGAAGAAGAGCTTCGCGGCAAGCTACTGCACGATGGTATCGATATACACATTATTGGTTTTGCCAAAATGGCTGGTGATGTGGCAGATGGCGCTAAAGGCGTGGTGCTGTTTTTCATTGTTGCCATCATGATCACCGCGGTAATGGTATATCTATTTTCACGCTGTTGGATTCTGACTGCATTACCACTGCTGTGTTCACTCATCGCTGTAGTATGGCAAATGGGCTTGTTAACGCTACTTGGCTTTGGGCTCGATCCAATGTCTATTCTTGTACCATTCCTCGTATTTGCCGTGGGGGTTAGTCACAGTGTGCAAGTGGTTAATGGCGTTAAGAAGAAGATGCTTACCGGGCTTGGCTCGAAGGAAGCGGCAGCAGCAACCTGTTGTGCGCTGTTAATTCCCGGCGGCGTTGCGTTACTATCAGACACCATTGGTTTTATTACCTTATTATCGATTGATATCGGTATTATTCGCGAACTCGCTATTTCTGCGAGTTTAGGTGTCGGTGTTATTATCTTAACTAACTTGGTGTTATTGCCTGTACTTATTTCATATCGCGATGTCCGTATTGACGTCCGAGATAACGAACCTAATCCAACATTAGAGAAGTTGTGGCAAGGCTTGGCAGCTTTTGCATCACGCAAAGTGGCCATTGTCGTTGTCGCATTAACCTCTGTGTTGTTTGTTGGTGGGTATTTCCAGTCGCAAAAAATGAAAGTAGGGGATTTAGAAGCAGGCGCCGCAGCGCTTCATCAGTGGTCTCGTTATAACCAAGATACTGCGCTTATTACCGAACGTTTTTCGATTACTACTGATGTAATGTCAATCATCGTTGAAGGACAAGCTGATTCTTGTACCGATTATACGACGTTGGCAACTATGGATAAATTCCAATGGCGAATGGAGAATGTACAAGGCGTTCAATCGACCATTAGTTTGGCCAGCGTTGTTAAGACCGTCAATGGCGGTTTCAACGAAGGTAATCCTAAATGGCGCACGCTATCTCGCACACAGGCAACGCTTGTTCAGTCAATCTCGCAAGTTCCAACCACAACTGGGTTGTTAAACGCAAAATGTGACACCATGCAGATCTTACTGTTTTTAGAAGATCACAAAGCCAATACCATTGAGCGTGTAGTTGCACAAGCGAAACGTCAGGCTGCGCTGTTAGATACAGATACGCTTAAGTTTAAGTTAGCCTCTGGACCTGTTGGTGTAATGGCGGCGACAAACGAGGCTGTGGAAGCGGCGCAAACGCCAATGATGCTATACGTTTACGGCGCAGTAATTGCACTGTGTTTGATTAGCTTTAGATCGGTACGAGCGACGATTTCAGTGGTACTGCCACTGTTTGTTGTTTCGACGCTAGCGCAAGCGTTAATGACTTTCTTAAATATTGGTCTTACAGTATCGACATTGCCGGTAATCGCATTAGGTGTTGGTATCGGTGTTGATTACGGTATCTATATTCTAGCCACCATGAATCAAGGCCTCAATCAAGGCATGACAGTACAGCAATCGTATATGATGGCACTGAAGGAGCGCGGCACGGCTGTAATCTTCACTGGTGTTACCTTGGCGATTGGTGTGAGTACATGGTTCTTCTCTGATCTTAAGTTCCAAATGGACATGGGAATACTGCTTACCTTTATGTTTTTAGTGAACATGTTGGGGGCGATTATTGTATTACCAGCATTAGCTAATTTATTGTGGTTCAAGCAAGGTAAATGA
- a CDS encoding YCF48-related protein: MFKTKPLIVACAIAGLTSTWTLVSHANDNKKIKQVFTSQPAVLAASAPVMAMAKNGQQMIAVGDRGHVLTKNSQSDWQQVIIPTDVLLTDVEFSGSNFGWSVGHDATIIHTSDGGKSWAIQQQFPDLDRPLLDVMFTSDDNGYAIGAYGMFFATKDGGKSWNKQFLSSLLPQEDVEYLAEVREESEEDYQFEIASILPHFNKIIELSEKRMMLVGELGLIAFSADLGATWQRIDNVYEGSFFSAMQSQSGAILVGGLRGHMFRSTDGGVNWQQIDLGNNNSVNDVYQLANGDILVAQNNGVVLRSTDDGKNFSQDSVRKGEDLMDIRQFEDQVWLAGSKGLHLLEGEK; this comes from the coding sequence TTGTTTAAAACAAAACCCTTAATAGTGGCGTGTGCCATAGCAGGTCTGACAAGTACTTGGACACTTGTTAGTCACGCTAACGATAATAAAAAAATTAAACAGGTGTTTACATCTCAACCAGCTGTGTTAGCAGCTAGTGCGCCTGTGATGGCTATGGCGAAAAATGGTCAACAGATGATCGCGGTAGGAGATCGCGGCCATGTGTTAACCAAAAACTCACAGAGCGATTGGCAACAAGTTATCATTCCAACTGATGTATTACTCACCGATGTTGAATTTTCGGGTTCAAATTTTGGTTGGAGCGTAGGCCATGATGCCACCATTATTCATACATCTGATGGCGGTAAATCTTGGGCAATACAACAACAGTTTCCGGATTTAGATAGGCCATTACTCGATGTCATGTTTACCTCAGACGATAATGGTTATGCGATTGGTGCCTACGGGATGTTTTTCGCAACAAAAGATGGTGGTAAGTCTTGGAATAAACAGTTTCTATCGAGCTTGTTGCCTCAGGAAGATGTCGAATACCTTGCTGAAGTTCGCGAGGAGAGCGAAGAAGACTATCAATTTGAAATAGCGTCGATACTACCGCACTTTAACAAGATCATTGAGCTAAGTGAAAAACGCATGATGTTGGTGGGAGAACTTGGACTCATCGCATTTTCCGCAGACCTAGGGGCAACTTGGCAGCGAATAGATAATGTCTATGAAGGGTCATTCTTTAGCGCGATGCAAAGCCAAAGCGGCGCTATTTTAGTAGGCGGCTTACGTGGTCACATGTTCCGCTCAACTGATGGTGGGGTCAATTGGCAACAAATCGATTTAGGCAACAACAATAGTGTTAATGACGTTTATCAACTTGCAAACGGCGATATTTTGGTAGCGCAGAATAATGGTGTGGTATTGCGTTCCACGGATGATGGTAAGAATTTCTCTCAAGACAGCGTGCGTAAAGGTGAAGATTTGATGGACATTCGCCAATTTGAAGATCAAGTGTGGTTGGCTGGTAGCAAAGGCCTGCATCTATTAGAAGGTGAGAAGTAA
- a CDS encoding DUF1329 domain-containing protein — protein MKKLTLITAMTLALSAQANAAVTAEEAAKLKKELTPVGATRAGNADGSIPAWTGGITKPVAGYKKGDHHPDPYAADKVLFTITAKNLDQYKANLTPGQIKLFETYPDTFKMHVYPTRRSASMPQKVYDAIADNATKAELILGGNGISNAVLGVPFPIPSNGLEVIWNHITRYRGEKAEIVSSQVAPTASGDYTMMEMKNSILFKYTESGMTSDKLADDNIVFKFKQIVTQPARLAGTALLVHETLNQDSEPRKAWTYNTGQRRVRLAPNIAFDTPGTATDGLRTTDDFDMYNGSPSRYNWKLIGKKEIYIPYNSYKLHAKGLDYDDLIKPGHINQDYVRYEKHRVWQVEATLKEGMRHTYKKRVFFIDEDNWQVSVADIYDNRDELYRVAMAHELNYYELPASWSTLDVYYDLQARRYLAQGLDNHSKMYDFDAKLTDRKFTKSALRRAGR, from the coding sequence ATGAAAAAATTAACCCTTATTACGGCAATGACGCTTGCACTTAGCGCGCAAGCTAATGCTGCAGTGACAGCGGAAGAAGCCGCTAAGCTTAAAAAAGAATTAACACCTGTTGGTGCGACGCGTGCAGGTAATGCCGATGGCTCTATTCCTGCTTGGACTGGTGGTATTACAAAACCTGTTGCTGGTTACAAGAAAGGTGACCATCACCCTGATCCATACGCGGCTGACAAGGTGCTTTTCACAATTACCGCTAAGAATTTAGATCAATACAAAGCGAACTTAACGCCGGGCCAAATCAAGTTATTTGAAACTTACCCAGATACGTTCAAGATGCACGTTTACCCAACGCGTCGTAGCGCATCTATGCCACAAAAAGTTTATGATGCTATCGCTGACAATGCGACTAAAGCTGAGTTAATCCTTGGTGGTAACGGTATCAGTAATGCAGTCCTAGGTGTGCCATTCCCAATTCCGTCAAACGGTCTTGAGGTGATTTGGAATCACATCACCCGTTATCGCGGTGAAAAGGCAGAAATCGTATCATCGCAAGTTGCGCCTACTGCATCTGGTGATTACACCATGATGGAAATGAAAAACTCTATCTTGTTCAAATACACTGAGTCAGGTATGACTTCAGACAAACTTGCTGATGACAACATCGTGTTCAAGTTCAAGCAAATTGTTACTCAACCTGCGCGTTTAGCTGGTACAGCACTGCTTGTGCACGAAACGCTAAACCAAGACAGCGAGCCACGTAAGGCGTGGACCTACAATACTGGTCAGCGTCGTGTTCGCCTTGCGCCAAACATCGCATTTGATACCCCTGGTACAGCGACGGATGGTCTTCGTACGACCGATGATTTCGATATGTATAACGGTTCACCATCACGCTACAACTGGAAGTTGATTGGTAAGAAAGAAATTTACATTCCGTACAACTCATACAAGTTGCATGCGAAAGGTCTGGATTACGACGATCTAATTAAACCTGGCCACATCAACCAAGATTACGTGCGTTATGAAAAACACCGCGTTTGGCAGGTTGAAGCAACGTTAAAAGAAGGTATGCGCCACACTTATAAGAAACGCGTATTCTTTATTGACGAAGATAACTGGCAAGTATCTGTGGCAGATATCTACGATAACCGCGATGAGTTATACCGCGTAGCTATGGCGCATGAGCTAAACTACTACGAGCTGCCAGCTTCATGGTCGACACTTGATGTGTACTACGATCTACAAGCTCGTCGTTACCTAGCACAAGGTTTAGATAACCACAGCAAGATGTATGATTTCGACGCTAAGTTAACAGACAGAAAGTTCACCAAGTCGGCACTTCGTCGCGCTGGTAGATAA